One part of the Aurantibacillus circumpalustris genome encodes these proteins:
- a CDS encoding ATP-dependent Clp protease ATP-binding subunit has translation MEAKFSPRVKDVITYSREEALRLGHDYIGIEHLMLGMIRDGDGVGMRLLKNLGIDSSELRKSIEQSLTPGLRKSNNLANIPLVKQAEKTLKLTYLEAKTFKSIQIGTEHLLLCILKENDNVVTKTLLKYGIDYDAARAELEGFLENPGRIENSATGGGDEDDAEEANFGGGGTTGGQKKQGESKSKTPVLDNFGRDLTKMAEDGKLDPVVGREKEIERVSQILSRRKKNNPILIGEPGVGKSSIAEGLALRIVQRKVSRVLFGKRVVTLDLASLVAGTKYRGQFEERMKAVMNELEKSPDVILFIDEIHTIIGAGGASGSLDASNMFKPALARGEIQCIGATTLDEYRQYIEKDGALERRFQKVIIEPATPDETLQILHNIKSKYEDHHNVTYTDEAIKACVALTARYITDRHLPDKAIDALDEAGSRVHITNINVPQNIVEIEGKIEEIKELKNQVVRSQKYEEAARLRDTEKQLHAQLEAAKKAWEEETKQNRVTVSEENVAEVVSMMSGVPVQRVNQNEGEKLIKMNALLQGKVIGQDKALEKVVKAIQRNRAGLKDPNKPIGSFIFLGPTGVGKTQLAKVLAKHLFDNDDALIRIDMSEYMEKFATTRLIGAPPGYVGYEEGGQLTEKVRRRPYSVILLDEIEKAHPDVFNMLLQVLDDGMLTDSLGRKIDFKNTIIIMTSNIGARQLKDFGVGVGFGTATRKDGEDEISKGVIESALKKAFAPEFLNRIDDVIMFNSLQKEDIHKIIDIELASLFGRVNGLGFVIKISDAAKDYIVEKGYDVNYGARPLKRAIQKYLEDPMAEEIIKSSLTEGDEIEVDYNKEKDEIIVSAHKPKTKRSKKEDKA, from the coding sequence ATGGAAGCAAAATTTTCACCCAGGGTAAAAGACGTCATTACGTACAGCCGGGAAGAGGCTCTTAGATTAGGGCACGATTATATAGGTATTGAGCATTTAATGCTTGGCATGATTAGAGACGGGGACGGCGTAGGAATGCGTTTACTCAAAAATCTGGGGATAGATTCCTCTGAACTAAGAAAGAGCATTGAGCAAAGTCTTACTCCAGGATTACGCAAGTCTAACAACCTTGCAAACATCCCTTTAGTTAAACAAGCAGAAAAGACACTTAAACTCACCTACCTCGAAGCAAAAACATTTAAATCTATTCAAATAGGTACAGAGCATTTATTGTTGTGTATTTTGAAAGAGAATGACAATGTTGTTACAAAAACATTATTAAAATACGGCATTGATTACGATGCTGCACGCGCAGAATTAGAGGGGTTTCTCGAAAATCCGGGACGCATTGAAAACTCTGCTACCGGTGGTGGTGATGAAGATGATGCTGAAGAAGCAAACTTTGGTGGCGGTGGCACAACTGGTGGTCAGAAAAAACAAGGTGAGAGTAAATCTAAAACACCCGTTCTTGATAATTTCGGAAGAGATTTAACCAAGATGGCTGAAGATGGAAAACTGGATCCTGTTGTTGGCCGTGAAAAAGAAATTGAGCGCGTATCACAAATTTTATCGCGTCGTAAAAAGAACAATCCGATTTTAATTGGTGAGCCAGGTGTTGGTAAATCAAGTATCGCAGAAGGTTTAGCCTTACGCATTGTTCAACGCAAAGTATCGCGTGTGTTATTTGGAAAACGTGTGGTGACTTTAGATCTTGCTTCTTTGGTTGCAGGGACTAAGTACCGCGGTCAGTTTGAAGAGCGTATGAAAGCGGTCATGAACGAATTGGAAAAAAGTCCAGATGTGATTTTATTCATTGATGAAATTCATACAATTATTGGTGCTGGTGGTGCTAGTGGTAGTTTAGACGCGAGTAACATGTTTAAGCCTGCTTTAGCGCGTGGTGAGATACAATGTATTGGTGCAACGACTTTAGATGAGTACCGTCAGTACATCGAAAAAGACGGTGCTTTAGAGCGTCGTTTCCAAAAGGTAATTATTGAACCTGCTACGCCAGATGAAACGCTTCAGATTTTACACAACATTAAATCGAAATACGAAGACCATCATAACGTAACGTATACTGACGAAGCGATAAAAGCTTGCGTTGCCTTAACAGCAAGGTATATTACAGACAGACATTTACCGGATAAAGCTATTGATGCTTTAGATGAGGCTGGAAGTCGCGTTCACATTACGAATATTAATGTGCCACAAAACATTGTGGAGATTGAAGGTAAGATTGAAGAAATAAAGGAATTGAAAAATCAGGTAGTTCGCAGTCAGAAATACGAAGAAGCTGCAAGATTACGCGATACTGAAAAACAATTACACGCGCAGTTAGAAGCTGCTAAAAAGGCTTGGGAAGAAGAAACCAAACAAAATAGAGTGACTGTTTCTGAAGAAAATGTGGCGGAAGTAGTGAGTATGATGAGTGGAGTGCCTGTTCAACGTGTAAACCAAAACGAAGGCGAAAAACTGATCAAAATGAATGCTTTGCTGCAAGGTAAAGTAATTGGTCAGGATAAAGCTTTGGAAAAGGTTGTAAAAGCGATTCAACGTAACCGTGCTGGATTAAAAGATCCAAACAAACCAATTGGCTCTTTTATATTTTTAGGTCCTACTGGGGTTGGTAAAACGCAATTAGCAAAAGTATTGGCAAAACATTTATTCGATAACGACGATGCGTTAATCCGTATCGATATGAGTGAATACATGGAGAAGTTTGCTACTACGCGTTTAATTGGAGCACCTCCGGGATATGTTGGGTATGAAGAAGGTGGACAGTTAACTGAAAAAGTACGTCGTCGCCCCTACTCGGTTATCTTATTAGATGAGATCGAAAAAGCGCATCCAGATGTATTCAATATGTTATTACAAGTGTTGGATGATGGGATGTTAACGGACAGTCTTGGAAGAAAGATTGATTTTAAAAACACCATCATTATCATGACCAGTAACATTGGTGCGCGTCAGTTAAAAGACTTTGGTGTGGGTGTTGGATTTGGTACAGCTACCAGAAAAGATGGAGAAGATGAGATCTCAAAAGGAGTAATTGAAAGCGCTTTGAAAAAAGCTTTTGCACCTGAGTTTTTAAATCGTATTGATGATGTGATTATGTTTAACTCACTTCAAAAAGAAGACATTCATAAAATTATTGATATTGAATTGGCTAGTCTTTTTGGAAGAGTAAACGGATTAGGTTTTGTGATTAAGATTAGTGATGCGGCTAAAGATTACATTGTTGAAAAAGGTTACGATGTGAACTACGGTGCAAGACCATTAAAAAGGGCCATTCAAAAGTATTTGGAAGATCCTATGGCTGAAGAAATCATTAAAAGCAGCTTAACGGAAGGCGATGAAATTGAAGTGGATTACAATAAAGAAAAAGATGAAATTATTGTAAGTGCTCACAAGCCTAAAACAAAGCGAAGCAAAAAAGAAGATAAAGCTTAA
- a CDS encoding alpha/beta hydrolase, whose amino-acid sequence MKKLLTLTLLLFASTQTFSQNYIFYLHGKIIENQGAEAVDKINSYGAYKYNDILDSLRKNKALVLSEVRAKDTDVKPYALKIKKQIDSLLKKGVEAKRVTVIGASKGALIAMYVSSYAKNKDINYVFMAACYRDETNAELNFYGNILSVYEKSDGAGTCLSLKNASTGINHYKEIEINTGLRHGFLYKPLPEWVNPALKWADGNYNQ is encoded by the coding sequence ATGAAAAAACTGCTTACGCTAACATTACTGCTCTTTGCATCTACTCAAACATTCTCACAGAATTATATTTTTTACTTGCATGGTAAAATTATCGAAAATCAAGGTGCTGAAGCGGTTGATAAGATAAATAGTTACGGAGCCTATAAATACAATGACATTCTCGATTCATTGAGAAAAAACAAAGCATTGGTTTTGAGTGAAGTCCGAGCAAAGGACACCGACGTAAAACCCTATGCGCTCAAAATAAAAAAACAAATTGATAGCCTTTTAAAGAAAGGTGTTGAAGCAAAGAGAGTAACCGTTATTGGTGCTTCCAAAGGTGCGTTGATAGCCATGTATGTATCCTCTTATGCAAAGAACAAAGACATTAATTATGTGTTTATGGCCGCTTGCTACAGAGATGAAACAAATGCTGAACTTAATTTTTACGGAAACATTCTTTCTGTCTACGAAAAAAGCGATGGCGCAGGCACCTGTCTGTCATTAAAGAATGCTTCCACAGGAATAAATCATTACAAAGAAATTGAAATTAATACAGGGCTAAGACATGGCTTCTTATACAAACCATTGCCAGAATGGGTAAATCCTGCTTTAAAATGGGCAGATGGAAACTATAACCAATAG
- a CDS encoding LTA synthase family protein yields MAYFVCRLFFYFSNIGYFQTVNTFDLIADCFYGLRTDSFSIVVSNSLFILLSILPSNFFSGRPYQILLKSLFVICNTVFIAVNCIDIAYFPFIRKRSSADLFKQMGGQSDMSKLIPQFLKDFWWAVLFFVAIIVVLVYFYNRIKLKPIITKYSFSKPKQWALITLMFVLSAGFGVLAVRGGLQRVPITIVEAGSVTSIEEVPIVLNTPFTIIKSMEVEAIAEYNFYSPDELKSIYNPVRHYKDSEFKKQNVVVLILESFAKEYTKLGRISYTPFLDSLMDHSLVCSNAFSNGSKSIEGIPAILSSLPTFMENPFINSLYALNDQTSIASILSAEGYQTAFFHGGINGTMNFDSWASLAGYQAYYGKNEYNDNSDFDDFWGIWDEPFLKYSVKKMNSFKQPFHTAIFTLSSHHPYKIPEKYKNKFPKGDLENSESIGYADYSLKQFFNAAKKTDWYNNTLFVLTADHGSVSKHPFYTNVVGNQGIPILFFVPDNLLKKDHKKVFSQMDILPSVMDLLGYNRPFFSFGESFRSKEYGNDYFYASSTEFLFNDSMLYCFKMPILSATYQYTKDSTLSQPITGKYNNLDSIELHRSRAFFQTYNSTLIHNTGKLK; encoded by the coding sequence ATGGCCTATTTTGTTTGTCGCTTGTTTTTCTATTTTTCAAATATTGGCTATTTCCAAACTGTAAATACATTTGACCTTATTGCAGATTGTTTTTATGGACTGAGAACAGATTCTTTTAGCATTGTGGTGTCTAATAGCTTGTTTATTCTATTGTCTATTCTGCCATCAAATTTTTTCTCTGGCAGACCTTACCAGATACTTTTAAAATCGTTATTTGTTATTTGTAACACCGTTTTTATTGCTGTTAATTGTATTGATATTGCTTATTTTCCTTTTATCCGGAAACGCTCGAGCGCTGATTTGTTCAAACAAATGGGCGGTCAAAGTGATATGAGCAAACTCATTCCGCAATTTCTTAAAGACTTTTGGTGGGCTGTTTTGTTTTTTGTGGCAATCATTGTAGTGTTGGTTTATTTTTACAATCGTATAAAACTAAAGCCCATAATTACTAAGTACAGTTTTTCCAAACCAAAACAATGGGCTCTTATTACTTTAATGTTTGTGTTAAGTGCAGGTTTTGGTGTTTTGGCTGTTAGAGGCGGTTTGCAGCGCGTGCCCATAACCATTGTGGAAGCAGGTTCTGTTACAAGTATTGAAGAAGTGCCCATTGTTTTAAATACACCTTTTACCATCATAAAATCAATGGAAGTGGAAGCAATTGCAGAGTACAATTTTTATTCGCCAGATGAATTAAAAAGCATATACAATCCAGTTCGTCATTACAAAGATTCTGAATTCAAAAAACAAAATGTTGTAGTTCTTATTCTTGAAAGTTTTGCAAAAGAATACACGAAGCTGGGTAGAATAAGTTACACCCCTTTTCTGGATAGTTTAATGGATCACTCGCTTGTTTGCAGCAATGCATTTTCGAATGGAAGCAAGTCTATTGAAGGTATTCCTGCCATTTTATCGAGTCTCCCTACATTTATGGAGAATCCTTTTATCAACTCATTGTATGCTTTAAATGATCAAACATCTATCGCTTCCATTCTAAGTGCAGAAGGTTATCAAACCGCTTTTTTTCATGGTGGAATTAACGGTACTATGAATTTTGATTCCTGGGCTTCGCTCGCTGGCTACCAAGCGTACTATGGAAAAAACGAATACAACGACAATAGTGATTTTGATGATTTTTGGGGCATCTGGGATGAACCTTTTCTGAAGTACTCTGTAAAAAAAATGAACTCATTTAAACAGCCTTTTCACACGGCTATTTTTACCCTTAGCTCGCATCATCCTTATAAAATTCCAGAAAAATACAAAAACAAATTTCCAAAGGGAGATTTAGAAAATTCTGAATCTATAGGTTATGCAGACTATTCTTTGAAACAATTTTTTAATGCCGCTAAAAAAACAGATTGGTATAATAACACACTGTTTGTGTTGACTGCAGATCATGGAAGTGTATCTAAGCATCCTTTTTACACCAATGTTGTAGGGAACCAAGGTATTCCAATTCTTTTTTTTGTACCTGATAATTTATTAAAAAAAGATCATAAAAAAGTTTTTTCTCAAATGGATATTCTTCCAAGTGTAATGGATTTATTGGGCTACAACAGACCCTTCTTTAGTTTTGGTGAATCGTTTAGATCAAAAGAATATGGTAACGATTATTTTTATGCTAGTTCTACGGAGTTTCTTTTTAATGATTCTATGTTGTATTGCTTTAAAATGCCAATATTAAGCGCAACCTATCAATATACAAAAGACAGTACCTTATCACAGCCGATTACAGGTAAATACAATAATTTAGACTCTATTGAACTTCATCGCAGCAGAGCGTTTTTTCAAACCTACAACAGCACACTCATTCACAATACTGGAAAGCTGAAATAA
- a CDS encoding RecQ family ATP-dependent DNA helicase has translation MNANIKEDIHRLLKKYWGFDSFRPLQEDIILSVLDKHDTLALLPTGGGKSLCFQVPGLALGGTTLVISPLIALMNDQVQNLKKKGISAVAISAAMNFKEIDVALNNAALGHVQFIYVSPERLQNETFVQKISYLPITLIAVDEAHCISQWGFDFRPSYRKIATLRPYFPDCKIIALTASATKDVVEDIQKQLDFKDANVFRQSFVRKNLRYVVQLEENKIERLFKLIHNIGGSGLVYVRNRKKTEELAAFLKKNKISSMAYHAGLKYEQRQSVQQQWIDNNVQVICATNAFGMGIDKPDVRFVVHLDLPESLEAYFQEAGRGGRDGKIAYSTIFYTKADQQRLIDNFQYAFPELDYVKNTYQAICNYYQIAISAGQGTNVQFDIDKICKSYNLSPILVYNSIKFLEKENYLSLIDGGFEPSKVLFTANKEDIYQFELLYPKFEPLVKTLLRSYGGLFENYVYINEKDLAYRVKISAASIMEYLAYLDKQEILSYVPQSALPKLVFMQDRVHANYLEFNPENYHRLKEQYLERINSVIEYTNNDKLCRQVQLLMYFNEFNYSDCGHCDVCISKRPKDYETVKTKLLTSLKNKSLTLEQLKDKMKSSNDETWIKAFNELIDDNIIVEEESIFYLKKDSKERL, from the coding sequence GTGAACGCAAATATAAAAGAAGATATTCATAGGCTGTTAAAAAAATACTGGGGATTTGATAGTTTCAGGCCTTTGCAAGAAGATATTATTCTTTCTGTGTTGGATAAACACGATACACTCGCTCTTTTACCAACAGGTGGTGGCAAATCTTTGTGTTTTCAAGTGCCGGGATTAGCTCTGGGAGGTACAACTTTGGTGATTTCACCACTAATTGCTTTAATGAACGATCAGGTTCAAAATCTTAAAAAGAAAGGTATTTCGGCAGTAGCCATAAGCGCTGCCATGAATTTTAAAGAAATTGATGTAGCACTTAATAATGCGGCACTGGGACATGTACAGTTTATTTACGTTTCACCTGAACGTTTGCAAAATGAAACCTTTGTACAAAAGATTTCTTACTTACCAATTACCCTAATTGCTGTAGATGAGGCGCATTGTATTTCTCAGTGGGGTTTCGATTTCAGACCAAGTTATCGAAAGATAGCGACGCTTCGCCCTTATTTTCCAGATTGTAAAATCATTGCTTTGACTGCAAGTGCAACGAAAGACGTTGTAGAAGATATTCAAAAGCAGCTAGATTTTAAAGATGCGAATGTATTCAGACAGTCGTTTGTGCGCAAGAATTTACGCTATGTGGTACAGTTGGAAGAAAATAAAATTGAGCGCCTTTTTAAATTGATTCATAACATTGGCGGTTCTGGTTTAGTTTATGTGCGTAACCGAAAAAAAACAGAAGAGCTGGCTGCGTTTTTAAAGAAAAATAAAATTTCTTCCATGGCATACCATGCTGGTTTAAAATACGAACAAAGGCAGAGTGTGCAGCAACAATGGATTGATAATAACGTACAAGTAATTTGTGCCACCAACGCCTTTGGAATGGGGATTGATAAACCTGATGTGCGTTTTGTGGTGCATCTTGATTTACCCGAAAGTCTTGAAGCGTATTTTCAGGAAGCGGGCAGGGGTGGTCGTGACGGGAAAATTGCTTACTCCACCATATTTTATACAAAAGCAGATCAACAGCGTCTTATAGATAATTTTCAATATGCATTTCCTGAATTGGATTATGTGAAAAATACCTACCAAGCAATTTGTAATTATTATCAGATTGCTATTAGCGCAGGGCAAGGTACTAACGTGCAATTCGATATTGATAAAATTTGTAAAAGCTACAACCTGTCGCCTATATTGGTTTACAATAGCATTAAGTTTTTAGAGAAAGAAAATTATCTTTCTTTAATTGACGGCGGGTTTGAACCTTCCAAAGTGCTTTTTACCGCTAACAAAGAAGATATTTATCAATTCGAATTACTCTACCCGAAGTTTGAGCCACTTGTAAAAACGCTTCTTCGCAGCTATGGCGGCTTGTTTGAGAATTATGTGTACATCAACGAAAAAGATCTTGCTTACCGTGTGAAAATAAGTGCGGCCTCAATCATGGAATACCTTGCCTATCTCGATAAACAGGAAATTTTATCTTATGTACCGCAGTCTGCACTTCCCAAACTTGTGTTTATGCAAGACCGTGTTCATGCAAATTATCTGGAATTTAATCCTGAAAATTACCACCGTTTAAAAGAACAATACCTTGAACGTATTAACTCTGTAATTGAGTACACCAATAATGATAAGCTTTGCAGACAGGTTCAATTGTTGATGTATTTTAACGAATTTAATTATAGCGATTGCGGACATTGTGACGTGTGTATTTCCAAACGCCCAAAGGATTATGAAACGGTTAAAACTAAGCTCCTTACTTCCTTAAAAAATAAAAGTCTTACCCTTGAACAATTAAAAGATAAAATGAAAAGTTCTAACGATGAAACCTGGATCAAAGCCTTTAATGAGCTCATTGATGACAATATTATCGTTGAAGAAGAGAGTATCTTCTATCTTAAAAAAGATTCTAAGGAAAGACTTTAA
- the gyrA gene encoding DNA gyrase subunit A — MADGEKIIPINIEDEMKTAYIDYSMSVIVSRALPDVRDGLKPVHRRVLYGMLDLGVLHNRSYKKSARIVGEVLGKYHPHGDASVYDTMVRMAQDWSLRYMLVDGQGNFGSVDGDPPAAMRYTEVRFRKIAEEMMADIEKDTVDFRPNFDDSLTEPTVLPTRIPALLMNGSSGIAVGMATNMAPHNLTECINAILAYIDDNEIDIDGLMKHVKAPDFPTGGTIYGYQGVKDAFHTGRGRVVLRAKANIEPVNDRERIIVTEIPYQINKAEMIKRQWELCNEKKIEGISEIRDESNREGMRIVYELRRDAMSNVVLNNLYKFSALQTSFSINNVVLVKGRPQMLNLKDMIHHFVDHRHEVVVRRTKYELAQAEKRAHILQGLLIAIDHLDEVIKIIRESESPDIARDELIGKFNLSEIQARAILDMRLRTLTGLERDKIKSEYEELMKTIAHLNEILNNEPLRFKIIREELEEIKDKYGDERRTDIVYAGDDLRMEDMIVDENVVITISHMGYMKRTNLAEYRAQNRGGKGSKGTATRDEDFVEHMFIASTHNYILLFTEKGQVYWIRAYEVPEGNKTSKGRAIQNLISIQPDDKVKAFINIKDLNDEEYIQNNFIILCTKEGIIKKTSVEAYSRPRANGINAITIREGDILLEAALTNGKNEIMLATKLGKVCRFNEAKVRPMGRNASGVRGIDLNDEEGGNNEVVGMICIADAEANVLVVSEKGYGKRSDIDEYRVTNRGGKGVKTINITEKTGNLVAIKSVTDANDLMIITKNGITIRMNVSDLRLMGRATQGVRLINIQDSDSIAAVTKVDHEEEEEETITDVTDTATPAAENDGSDATTNDTEPDSPENNTTPTDDIS; from the coding sequence ATGGCAGACGGAGAAAAAATTATTCCTATTAACATTGAAGATGAAATGAAAACGGCTTATATCGATTATTCGATGTCGGTTATTGTGTCGCGTGCTTTACCCGATGTAAGGGATGGTTTAAAACCTGTACACAGAAGGGTGTTGTACGGGATGTTGGATTTAGGTGTACTTCACAATCGTTCTTACAAAAAATCAGCACGTATTGTTGGAGAGGTTTTAGGTAAGTATCACCCACACGGTGATGCTTCTGTATATGACACAATGGTGCGTATGGCGCAGGATTGGAGCCTTCGTTACATGTTAGTTGATGGCCAAGGTAACTTTGGTTCTGTAGATGGTGATCCACCTGCTGCAATGCGTTACACTGAGGTGCGTTTCCGTAAGATTGCGGAAGAGATGATGGCAGATATCGAAAAAGATACTGTTGATTTTCGTCCAAACTTTGACGACTCGTTAACAGAGCCTACAGTTCTTCCTACACGTATTCCTGCTTTATTAATGAATGGTTCTTCTGGTATTGCTGTGGGAATGGCTACCAATATGGCGCCGCACAACCTGACAGAATGTATCAATGCTATTTTGGCATACATCGATGACAACGAAATTGATATTGATGGTTTAATGAAACACGTTAAAGCACCTGATTTCCCTACTGGTGGAACAATTTATGGATATCAAGGTGTGAAAGATGCTTTTCATACTGGTCGCGGACGTGTTGTATTGCGTGCCAAAGCAAACATTGAACCTGTAAATGACAGAGAACGAATTATTGTTACAGAAATTCCATATCAAATTAATAAGGCGGAAATGATTAAACGCCAATGGGAATTATGTAACGAAAAGAAAATTGAAGGCATCAGCGAAATTCGCGACGAGAGTAACCGTGAGGGAATGCGCATTGTTTACGAATTACGTAGAGATGCCATGTCAAACGTTGTATTAAATAATTTATACAAGTTTTCGGCGCTTCAAACTTCTTTCTCAATTAATAATGTTGTATTAGTTAAGGGACGTCCGCAAATGCTAAACTTAAAAGACATGATTCACCATTTTGTGGATCACCGTCATGAAGTAGTTGTGCGCCGTACGAAATACGAATTGGCACAAGCAGAAAAACGTGCACACATTTTACAAGGTTTATTAATTGCGATTGATCATTTAGATGAAGTAATTAAAATCATTCGTGAGAGCGAAAGCCCTGATATAGCAAGAGATGAGTTGATTGGTAAATTTAATTTATCAGAAATTCAGGCACGTGCTATTTTGGATATGCGTTTAAGAACTTTAACCGGACTTGAGCGTGATAAAATCAAATCGGAGTACGAAGAATTGATGAAAACTATTGCTCACTTAAATGAAATTTTAAATAACGAACCATTGCGTTTTAAAATTATTCGCGAAGAATTGGAAGAAATAAAAGATAAATATGGTGATGAGCGCCGTACAGACATCGTTTATGCTGGTGATGATTTACGCATGGAAGATATGATCGTGGATGAGAATGTTGTTATAACTATCTCACACATGGGTTACATGAAGCGAACCAATCTTGCCGAATACAGAGCTCAAAACCGCGGTGGTAAAGGAAGTAAAGGAACAGCCACCAGAGATGAAGATTTTGTAGAACATATGTTTATTGCTTCTACACACAATTACATTTTATTATTTACAGAAAAAGGACAAGTGTATTGGATTCGTGCTTACGAAGTTCCTGAAGGAAATAAAACCAGTAAAGGAAGAGCCATTCAAAATCTCATCAGCATACAACCAGATGATAAAGTAAAAGCATTTATCAATATTAAAGATTTGAATGATGAAGAATACATTCAAAACAACTTTATTATTTTATGTACGAAGGAAGGTATCATTAAGAAAACTTCTGTAGAAGCATATTCACGTCCACGCGCTAATGGTATTAATGCTATTACTATTCGTGAAGGAGATATTTTATTGGAAGCTGCTTTAACTAACGGTAAAAATGAAATCATGCTTGCTACCAAATTAGGTAAGGTATGCCGTTTTAACGAAGCGAAAGTAAGACCAATGGGGCGTAATGCCAGTGGTGTTCGCGGAATTGATTTGAATGATGAAGAAGGTGGTAACAATGAAGTAGTTGGAATGATTTGTATTGCTGATGCAGAAGCTAACGTTTTAGTTGTTTCAGAAAAAGGATACGGTAAACGTTCTGATATTGATGAATACAGGGTTACTAACCGCGGTGGTAAAGGTGTAAAAACTATAAACATCACTGAAAAAACTGGAAATCTGGTTGCTATTAAGTCTGTAACAGATGCCAATGATTTAATGATCATCACTAAAAATGGTATTACCATTCGTATGAATGTATCTGATTTACGTTTAATGGGACGTGCAACACAAGGTGTACGTTTGATTAATATTCAAGATAGCGATAGTATTGCTGCTGTTACTAAAGTAGATCATGAAGAGGAGGAAGAAGAAACTATCACGGATGTAACGGATACAGCTACTCCAGCAGCGGAGAATGATGGATCTGATGCTACTACCAACGATACTGAACCAGATTCACCAGAAAATAATACTACACCAACGGACGATATTAGTTAA
- a CDS encoding DUF6970 domain-containing protein, protein MKKIFLLINCLLLLVCCKTKKSNEQSGKIPDCIKASIEAFSKTSCEKGLKVNEYTFQGATVFVFDQNACGNDMTSEVFDKNCKSLGFLGGFVGNVKIKGEDFSNALLVRTVWER, encoded by the coding sequence ATGAAAAAAATATTCCTTTTGATAAACTGTTTGCTCTTATTGGTCTGTTGCAAAACAAAAAAGTCCAATGAACAAAGTGGTAAGATACCCGATTGTATCAAAGCCTCAATAGAAGCATTTTCAAAGACTTCTTGTGAAAAAGGACTGAAAGTAAACGAGTACACATTTCAAGGTGCTACCGTGTTTGTGTTTGATCAAAATGCTTGCGGAAATGATATGACGTCTGAGGTGTTTGATAAGAATTGTAAGAGTCTTGGTTTTCTTGGTGGTTTTGTTGGGAATGTAAAAATTAAAGGCGAAGATTTTTCGAATGCGCTTTTGGTGAGGACTGTTTGGGAGAGGTAA